In Silene latifolia isolate original U9 population chromosome 6, ASM4854445v1, whole genome shotgun sequence, the genomic window TTACTAATTGCCTCAATACGTCAACTAAAAACGCGTAAATTATTGACTGTGATGTAGAGATGACAATGGATCACTTTTGAAATAAGATGCTTTAAAAATTCATTCAACTCGTTCGTCATTCGTGAAACTTATAATGGGTGAAGAAGGCAATAACGAGtgattaagtaaatataaatATGTTTCAAGCTAAAAACTACATTTTTTTTCTAAATGGATTGTCATGACAAATATTtaatttgcaaaaaaaaaaaaaagtttttgaactCGTAACCGAGAGTTATGCTCTATAACAATCCCACCCCATCGTCGCAACACACCCCCTAAAGATGAGATGTCCACTTTCACGCCTGTTTTGTCTTCATTTaaacccaaaagcacaaggctTTGCTACTAATGTAATGGGTGGAATCACTTGAAACATGTCATAAGCTCTTCAATTTCCCGATATTGGTTAACTTAATCTCATAATCTCCTAAGGTGTTACATGGTCggttaaattacatttttttaatgaaaaaaaaaaaaactttgaacCACCATATCACCCAGCTACAAGTTCTGAATCGatatttttattttcaaatttgTCGTTTTTATAAGACATTTGATTTGATAAATTACGGGTTTCGAAACTTGCagttaatttcttttttttttctaaaaataaaaGAAGGATACAAGTAAACCTGCAAAATTGCCCCGATCCGAAAGACAGACGGCCTGAATAAACCGTCCTCAATAACCCGACGCACCCGTATTGAGGACCTTAATTGACCGATTCTGGTCAATTTGACCCCCACCTATTTCGACCCAAATCCTTGCAAACTTAATACAACCCAACTCAAACTAACCCGGCTTGAGCGCGACCTGATTAACCCGTTTTTGTTGGATAATAAACATGGATTTCTTGCAAGAATGAGCGAGAGATAAAAGTAGATAAGCTGTCACACGACAATCGACTATTCGTCTTCAATATTTTTGTCACTTCTTAAGTTTGCTGATCGTCTCAATTGATTGATTCCTTCATACGCAATCGAAAGTTTTGATCTTTAATCCTAAAGTTTTGTTAATTTAGTTGCCATCAATTTGGGCCTCATATTCTTCACATCATTGTTAATTTTGTTGCAGTTGATTTAATTGAATGATTGATTTTTCTGATTGAAGAAAAAGATAGCCATGGTGTCTCAACAATTTGATACTCCCTGGTAAATTAttcctcttttttcttttttcttttttgccTTCTTTTATTTTCATGAACTAAAGCTACCTATTGTAGTAGATCTTCATTAAcaagtactccctctgtcccggtcatttgttgtccttttccattttgggtgtctcagtcatttgttatcctttctattttaagaatgaatttgatgagtaatttgattattcacactcaatttattccacttatcatttagtaattgatcctttccctcttttcttggtctttgtgccaaaaccaaaggacaacaattgaccgggacggagggagtatgtgaAAGGGCAAATTAGATGCTAATTTAGCCGACATCTGGTAAAATGTAAACATTACttccgtcttaaccactaggtTTACGAATTTTGGTATCActagatgaaaatatacaaaaccTGTTCTTCTATGTAAGGGGAGGTACGAGTCAAAATATCATTTTGATTCTTGTCCATCAAGATCCTAGAGTAGATAGGAATGAATGGGGTAGTTTCAGGATGATTATGGGTAtgataatgagacgagacagaGCTCAGCTCGGCTCAAGAACTTAATAAGTCAAGCCGAGCTAATGTTGGCTCCGCTCATTGATTGCCCAATATCTTTATGTCGAATCTaggaaaaatcaaaatttaacaATTATAAATAAGCTCGAGTTGAGCTTAAATTCTGCTCAAACTCGGGTTTAAGCCCACGAgcttgataattttttttttttttttttttgggtgtaaaCCATCCGGTTtgtgaggtgtgcgttcacccaaaGACGGTTctaaaagatgattcatgtcagccgaccccaaaccattttgggattaaggctctgatgttgttgtaaaCCATCCGGTTTAATCTGGATTCGAGCCGGGTAGGACCACTAGGGCGGTAAAGCTCTCCCTCATGAGTTTTAACACTGCTGCGTTTCCAGGGCTCGAACACGAGACCTCTGGTTAAGCTAGAACAACCCCTTGCCAGTTGATCTAAGTGCTCATGGGTCCACGAGCTTGATAATGAGCTCAGTTTTTACAAGCTAAGGCGAGCTCGCGCTCGACTCGTTATCACCCCAAATTATGAGCTAGTACTCTTAAACTTAAACCGGTAATAACTTTTGGTAAATGCAAAGAAAAACATGCTAGTTAATTAATCTCATTAAAGGGGGCATTTCATAGTGTGTAGCTACGTTTATGAAGCCTAAAGGAAGACGATACGCTTGGTAAGATAGTAGCTAAGTAAGATTTGCGGTCATCCAAGTTCTAATTGTAGTAAACGTGGGCGTCAAGCTTTAAAATTTAAGGAGGATCGAATTTGCTTTGTCAAATTTACTAATGGATACAATGATGCATTCAACTTCAAGTGTAGAAGAAAAAGAGACGGATGTGATTGTTTCTGAGGATGAAATCGGAATTGGAATTCCACAGATACCCTTTGATCTATTTGTGAAGAAGACTCGCAAATCTATTCGCTTTACTGATGCTTTCCAGAATCTAGTCTACCAATCAACTGCTTCTCAACACCAACACCATGGCAATCGCAGACATGTCTTGCATGATGTCTCTGGCAATACTCTTCTCTCCCTTTTCCGCTCTCATGTCAGTATCTCTCTGACTCTCTGCTTGATTAACAATTTCCATCATGTCGATCTGTAAATGTATATTTACGTTTCTGGTGATGTTATAATTATTAGGATGGCTCATGGAAAGGGCTTAAAGGCGATGGTCTAAGAGAGGAGTTATTATTCAAAGTGGAGCGAACGCTGAATACATTCAGTAAGGCAGAGTTCAATGTAATCCTTACTGGAGACTCGACTTTCACAATGAGAGGTTGCTGTTTTTGGAGAACTTGCACAATCTATAAGGAGGACAAATCTCTAGTAGCTCAGGTAGCAATGTTTAGAAATTTTCAGTAGATTATTATAGTTCAGAAATCGAGTTGATGCTATATACTTCGCTTGCATTCGTCTGCAAATGGAGTTGATGTCTGTTTTTTCTCACCTTATGCAGACGAATCTAATGTATACACTTGGTTTTCGGAAGCACTTCGTCTCAAGGAGTAAATTCAGAGTAACCATATTTCCTGGTTTCGCAGATTATACCTTGGTTGCGGGTTTGATATTGGTTTTATTTGAAGGGCGGAAATAATACATGTTTTTATTGACAATTAGTATCATGATTCATGATCAATTCATTGTAATTGTTGGTGGAGTTGGTTCAACTTTGAAGTGTTGGAACAATCTTCTTCTCCCCCTATATTTTTCTACTTTAATCTTGGAGGATTTCTCAGAGGTCAAACGAGCTAACTTAGTAGTCAAAGTTGACTTTATCGTATTGTTTCTTCCTTTTAAGTCATTTTCATACATTTGTTCACATTATATTGGAGAAATTTTGAACGAACTATGAAAATGACATAAAAAAGGGAGTATGTAAAATCACAGTAAGGATCCATCCCTATAAAGTATGGTGTCATCTCCCCGTCTAATGATTTCTTTCTTGACACATCAACATAGAAAATAATAAATATACCATATATGTGGTTTTTATGTCTATGTGTCAAAAGGGGAAGCATGGGACGGGAGATGAGATGAGACACAAAAATGAGACGAGAGGATCTCATAATAAAATCAAGGTTGTTTGGTGTGAGTGACAATAACTCTCATCTTAAATAAGTGGTTAGAGTTTTGATTCCCGATTCCCGATTCTTCCGAATGAAAAACAAAATTTGGGAGAGGTTTACCCATCAAGTTGCATTCAATATGCGAAAGAGATTGCCCTAACTGTCGATAAGTGATACTAGTCAACAAAACAAACTATTCTTGGTATGTAAAACACACATAAGAAAGTACTTTCCAACTCATTACTTAAAAACCACTCTTGAGACTGATATTTACTAGTTAAAATCCTCTCCATTTTCTAAAAAGAAATCGACGGTCCAGATTGTATCTTGGCAACATCGAACGGTTCTACATTTATGCATAGAAAAAAGGGATAATAATAATTACAGGggaaaatattattaaaaacGAGTTTGTGAAAGGAaatggagaaaaaaaaaatttaccatGATTTTGTGTGAAGAGATTATTGGTGTCACCTTGTTAACCGGTTCTCAAATTGTGTCATGGCATGCATTGAGAAATGATTTTATGGGTAATTTTAACCACAAAGATTATACATTCAGTGTACAATAAAATATTGTACACCCAACATATATCTATCTGAGTTTTCAGCTTATATGCATTTTTTCTAAACTTTTCCATTTTTTTAAGTGGATAAATTcataaactttataataaaacttatactcccttctattctaaataactctccctatttcctttttcgtctattcacaatactctccctatttccttatttagcacatttttatatttattttaatcatctcaccccataacaataccccacaatactcatactttatctattttaatcaccttaccccgaacaatacttattttaatcaccttaccccacaacaatacttattttaatcacacaatacatTCCCTCTCCccaatctcctaccccactacaatacttaaccatataatactcccttcccttaattctcgtgccctccatgaaaagggagggttattaagaataggagggagtatttttttaaaataaaactcgtaTAGCTTGTTATAAAGTTCGGATTTTACACAATCACTTGAAGTTGTATAGTCCATAAACTGAATTTTAACTCTTTGGCAACTAACcgagtccatttttgaaataatggtcaaaaataaaatatttgtcgttttgggtcggttttgaaaatatttgtcaaaatggtgtccacgtaggctcgggatttctagacctgaaacacaccactactaatggcgtgttttgtgaaggaaacacgccattagtagtggcgtgtttttacaacaatttttttcctcaactaactgaacttaaaaaaaaaaaaaaaaaaaaaaaaaaaaaaaaaaaaaattacataagacacgccattaggggtggcgtgtttcccctccgaaacccgccattcccaatggcgtgtttgttttagttcattttttaatgaagtttctttccgtactcattataaacacgccattggtagtggcgtgttttaggtccagaaatcccgagcctacgtggacaccattttgacaaatattttcaaaaccgacccaaaacgacaaatattttatttttgacaattatttcaaaaatggattccAACTAACCCAACTAAAAGAGTCATTATTGAATGGATGATATGAACTTTTAATTTAAAAACACGACCAACGGATTAGGTGATTACGAATATGACCATGATTCATTATAAAATATTGTGTCGAAAAAAATAAATTGCATGTTTGTAGATAAAATCATAAATGCTTTCAGTATTTATACTCCTTATGTCTCCCATTATTATTTTGAAAGCGTATTATTTTTATGAAATGGTATTgtgtaaaaaaaatataataaaaatttaGTTCAAAATGACAAACTTAATTCTTTTAAACTCAAATTCCCAAGAAGCCGAAGAAACTCGTTTTATTGGGGTAAAAAAAGAGTATCCTTTTAATGAGGTTCAAATGAGTAATATATAGTAGGTGAGTCGAGTACAAACACAAGATGGTCGGTATAAGATATAAACAGGTTTTACAATTAGTTTATTATGAAATTGTTTGTAAATTAGAGAAAACTAGTATTACTATAAGACTATCTTTATTCGATTTACATACAACTTTTCTACTCACAAAGTGTTACTGAGTACTACATAGTATTAACGAGTCTCAAATCAAATTTACGATTTAAGACCTAATGAAAAGTATGTCACTTTATCTCACGTTTCAAGCCAAGTTCATAAATCCGCAGTCTTAAAATAAGATAAGAAAATCCAACATTTATTTCTCACGTCTCAAGCtagagtccatttttgaaataatgctcgaaaataaaatatttgtcgttttgggtcggttatgaaaatatttgtcaaaatggtgtccacgtagtcTCGGGATTTCTGAACCTAAAACACGtcactaccaatggcgtgtttataatgagtagggaaagaaacttcattaaaaaatggactaaaacaaacacgtcattgggaatggcgggtttcggtGTGGAAACACGTCATTCCCTATGGCgtcttagtttttttttttttttttttttttttttttttttttaaagttatgtcagttgaagaaaaaaattgtatAAAAACACGCCACTGCTAACGGCGTGTTTGCTTCACAAAACACGTCATTGGTAGTGGCatgtttcaggtctagaaattCCGAGTCTACGtagacaccattttgacaaatacttTCAAAACCAACCCAAAacaacaaatattttatttttcggcattatttcaaaaatggattccTCGAGCTAAGACACAATGTACTCGATATACAAGCGCATCCGATAAACCTTATTGTGAGACCGACTCGATTTTATAATTTGTTAAAATTGGATCGTAGTAGGAATTTGGCTGCAACAACCAACGCCCGGCAGAATGAAAATAAAAGGCTAACAGAATGCAGTCTCTCATTTTTACAACATTTTAATACGTCTCTCTACTTTTCTCTCTCCTCTAATTTTGTTTGGTATTCACAGGTAATCTTCATCACCCACCTTTATTATTTCAATCATTTCAAGTTTTAatctttcattcataaatcattgTTTTCTTTAATTTAATTTCTGTATAATAATTGTATAATTGATGTTTGTCGGTGGGAATTTTGCAGTGAATTTGATCAAAAGATACAAtctttttaattgattattttttACTGTGGAAAAATGGCTATGTTATCTGAAGAAATTACTACCCTTTGCAGTCACTGGTAATAATTTTATCTCATtttttacatgtttttacttGTTGGGTTGATTTGATCATTGAAATTGATGTAATGTTTGTAGTTTTTGTATGGGTAGTTTATGTTAAGGTAGCTAGGCTGAGTGATATGGGTAGTTTATGTTATCTGTCCCGTTTTCGTGTTCCATCTTGTGTCCTATGACTGTAGATAATTGTTGATTATAGAAAATATTGAGGAAATCATATTAAATGGATGATGTTTACAAGATAAAGGTGGTGGGATAGAAGACGGAACATGAAAATGGGATAGAGAATACGCTCTTAGCTAGGCTTGTAGTTATTGCGATGATGTTCATGTTTGTGTCTTTGATTGTTTTGTTATGGATGGAGCTGAAATTTGATGTAGTTTAGAAAATTGTTGGGTTTTGTTATGCATTGTTGTAAACAAGATCTAAAAAGTGGGATAGACCTTGATTATATGACGGTTTACTCCCTCCCTCGCAATCATTTCTctgtgaggggtattttaatcaaagattaACAAGTGGTTGGGTCGGAGGGAGTTTATGAGTTTATGGTAATGCTATGAGGTTATGCCATGTTGATCATGTGAAAACGGATATTGTATTTAGTTTGTGTCGAAAAGATGGAACTTTGTGTGTGCCTGCACAGTTTTTAACTCTTGGTACCCTTTTCATTCCAGCAATAGACCTATCCCTTCGACCAACATCGATTTGCATTTTGTTCACTGCTCTCGGAATCTTGAAAAATGCAAAGTTTGCGGTGATATGATTCCAAGAAAGCATGCCGAAGATCATTACCTTGAAACTCATGCTCCTGTAGGTCACTCTTTCCGTTAATGTACACCAGCTCATATATGCTTTCATTGCCTATTTTGTCAATTAGCATCTTTGACTGTGCCTGTTTGAGCCCTTGATAGCACACATGTATTTACGGAAAAGCTTCTTCACACTAAGGGTGCCCTTGTATACCCTAGGGGAAGTATGTGTTAGTTTAAGGTTCGTTCAACTATTCACAAGTGATCCAGTCAAGATGGTAGGGGCCTTGACATTCATAATACTTGTACATCCTTGGGGAAATTTGTGCAAGTTTAAGGTTCGGTTAACTACTTTCAACAGTAATCCAACCAAGATGGCAGGGGTCTCATTTAGAACCAAATATTGAGAAGTAATTACAATAATCCATCTTCATTTCATTTCCAAAGCTTATAGTGCTCATCCATAATTAACTACTTAAAACACTTAAAAAGTTTTAGGGGCAAAGCCAACTAGTTGGGCCGTTAGGGTCTAAGATCAAGTGTCTTGGGCTATTGGGACTTTAGGTTGCTATTACTCTCTATTGAGTATCtgaatttaaaaaataaaattattcTTGACTTGAAAACTAGAGTTGTTTCTATGACCGGCAGTCTCTGTAAGTGAGGGTCACAAATTCAGATGTCAAGTGCTTAGCCTTGTGAGTGCTGTCAACATGAATAGAAAATGGAAAGAGTAACATGCATACATTACATTTAAGCAGCTGCTTCTTAGAGCATTATTGTGTTTCTGTGTATGCTTATGTATGTACCCTGTCAAAACGGATTGGATTGCGTAGGAGTGTATCTACACGACAGTAGATTTTTGATTCTCCAGTGTATAAACCATTCAATACTTTCGGAACTTTGTGGTAGTAATTGAATGAGTTGGTGTATGGAAAAAAAAGAGGGTTGATGAGATTAAGTAGATCAGTATCTCAATTGTGGTGGATGAAGTGCACCCCAATGCTGTTTCCAAAGATAGTTAGAACATTCAAGTAGTCAGCTGTTAATAATGAAACGGCCTTGGAGCTTGAGAAACTATAATGTACTGTGTATATAAGTAGTCTTACAAGTTATATTATGTATGCTTCCTTTCCAACATACCTGTTGGGCAATGTGTACATGTTTATCGACATAAGCAAATTTGCAATTTAGTGGCCAATAAATGAGACATCACCGCCACACTTAGAGACACTTGTATAATGTATATGTGAGCTATATAATCTTAAGTTTGCTGGTATTTATGGGTACACCAACAAAGAAAGCAATCAGGTTTAGGTGCAATCGCGGTCGGTTCTTCAGACCTCTTTATGTACACAGCTTTTATGCATGGAACCTCCTATGGCCTTATCAAAACACACTTGAGTGGTTGTTCCCTTGAAGAATGTGAAGTTACTTGGTCTCTCATGTTCTCTCTTATCTTTAGGATGATGCAAATATGCAATCATAAAGATGAACCAGATTTTGATTAGTCTCAAAAATTCTCAATATTGCTATATTTTCTCATCACTGAGGCACTAACAGATATGGCATGCATAATGGTGAAAAGGCTTCTGTAGTTTCAATGACACATACTCTGtcttgattttggttgatttataGTGTACTACCATGAACAGGTAGCTTGTTCTCTATGTACTGCGACAATGGAACGTGATATTTTGGATGTGCATAAAGGTGAAAGCTGTCCTCAAAGGATTATAACATGTGAATTCTGTGAATTTCCTCTGCCAGCCATTGATTTGATTGAACATCAGGTTTGTCAACTGGTGGAAGCAGGTCTTTCGGTACCAAGTACTCATACAGTCATACTTTAACCTCTTCTTACTCCCACCGATCCACACCAAAGGTTACACTTGCTTTTTGGTGGTCTTCGAGGCGGTCCTTTGACCGTATTTTTCTTCATTTATACGCcacttttttttacaaaaataaaattttatgaaAGACTTTTTCATAACCAATCTATATATATAAGTTTCGTCTTTTAAAGTTTCATATTTTTAACTGTATACTTGGTCAAAGTTTTTGAAGTTTGACCACAAAAAagtgaatgttacctttggtgtggattggagggagtataatacaaCTATACAAGTAGTCCCAAATATTTGGAGTTGGCAGTCGAGACActtgggtaatgttgttgttgaacACTTAATAAAGTACTTTAAATTATCAAATAACACTGTTTTACAGGAAGTATGTGGAAATCGAACGGAACGCTGTCTTCGTTGTAGCAGGTACATCAGACTACGTGATAGTTATGTCCATGAAACGACTTGCAATGCTGTTGTGGAGGGTATCGTGGGCTCTTCCAGGTAATAATGCACTACTTTCTTTTTGAATCTTACAGCTTTAGCTTCTTCAGTGGGTATTGTGATTATGATGACGCTGATGTTGGAGTTCGTTGATAGATTTATTGGGGTTTAACTCAGAAAGTTGGTGCTCTTGGTGTAGTGTGTTTTATAGTGATGTTAACCTAGTGAAAAGGCTCTGGTTTATAAGTTCACTGAATCATCAACTAGAGTATTCCAGAGGGGATGTTCACTAACATTAGGTATACCGCCTAAGTATGACACCTTCTCTAGCCaacatttatttgaaaaaaaataacTTGGTCTTGGTGCCATATGGTTTAATGCATtgattgtctttttttgtttgctGAAGCCACTTCTTTCATCTTTTGTAAAAATTAGTGTGTTCTTTCTGTGACTTATCAACCGTAGGCTTGGGTATGGTTGGCCAGTTGGGggcttaggccctgttcttttggatttGAAACTAATCGatccgaatcaatcgaatcgaacttataggattcgaatcgaacttataggatctcgaatcgaatcgaacttatagaatcgaatcgaatcgaacttataggatctcgaatcgaacttataggatcgaatcgaatcgaacttataggatcgaagtgaacttaaattaagtgaggtataggatcgaatcgaacttataggatctcgaatcgaatcgaacttataggatctcgaatcgaatcgaatcgaacttataggatctgaagtgaacttaaattaagtgactttaagtccaaaagaacagggccttaatagGTAAATAGATAAACTGCTGACCTTGTATGAAAGTTCTACAATAATGGTATTTGGAGTTCCTTTTTTGATCGAgggtcttgcattttcttttctGACCCATTAAGCCAATGTGCTCCTCAAAGAATTATGGTTTTATCGTTAGTTATCATTGTCTGATCCTGCTTTCATCTATACAACCTCTCTCAAACCATCTGCTTGACCTCTCTTCATCTTTGGCCATGCAATTTCCATTAGCCTTTTGAAGCAGAAGTTCATATTGCTCTTATTAAGACTTTTGCGATTTAAAGAGTGATAACCAATCCAGACGGGTTTTAATTAAGGTAGCTAGTCTCTTGAGAGATGGTCTCATACTCTTTTAATGTGAGACCAACTCATCTAAATAAAAAATCCCACCCATCTATCTCACTAAGCTTACAAAACTCTAACAAAATAATAATTACCCCGATTATGTCGGCCATTCTCATGATGCAGGGTCATTTACTCATTTGTCTGCTTAGCTAGCCAAACATGGGTTAGTTCATAGATCTTTAGGCTTCGATTACCAAGGAATAGAGATTAAACAAGTTAAGCCCGAAGATTGGCATTCCATTGCTGTTATTTTATATGTATATGGTTACAATTATCTACGTTCTCAATGTGCCTATGACGTAGCCCCGGGAGGGCTGTTATCTAGTGTGTATCATCTTATCATTAGCCCGTCTCATATGAGAATTTACGTTCTGAAAGTAGTATCTTCTAGACTTTCACCTAGTTGGTAGTGGCCATTCGGTATGTGTGATAGGGTACAAAACGTTGCCCTAAATATTTATGTTTGTGCTCTGCTGAATTACTACATGACTGTTGAGGTATTGTTTCCCTGGTTTACTTGGTAAAAATTTGATCTTTGCTCTAGATGCGTAACAATCTGccatatttttataatttttacaggGATGCACGGACAGGTGCTGAAAGACCACCACGACCAGAAAGAAGGGCTGGACCACCGTTTCTGCGTAGACATCTGCTATTCTCTATCGCCATCACCGGGATCGCGTTTATCTTGGGATCTCTGCTCTTTCAGAAGAAGTCTGACATCACTCCAGGTCACTAGACGTCAGGCGGCACATTACATTTTATCAGTAAAATTTACACTTTGAGGCTCTATCTGTATTATGTGTATCTGAACCAATGTGCAGAATTTGTCTTTCGACCAAAAATGTTTGCTTTACATGCTTTCTAAGCATTAAGCAATGAATGAGGTTTAATTTTTCGGAACTGATCAGTGAACAGCAGTAAATATATGTCTAGTGACCTTTGTTCAATGTATGTTCGTTCATTGTGCATTGAAAGGAGA contains:
- the LOC141586352 gene encoding protein LURP-one-related 7 isoform X1, whose protein sequence is MVSQQFDTPCVEEKETDVIVSEDEIGIGIPQIPFDLFVKKTRKSIRFTDAFQNLVYQSTASQHQHHGNRRHVLHDVSGNTLLSLFRSHDGSWKGLKGDGLREELLFKVERTLNTFSKAEFNVILTGDSTFTMRGCCFWRTCTIYKEDKSLVAQTNLMYTLGFRKHFVSRSKFRVTIFPGFADYTLVAGLILVLFEGRK
- the LOC141586352 gene encoding protein LURP-one-related 7 isoform X2, whose product is MDTMMHSTSSVEEKETDVIVSEDEIGIGIPQIPFDLFVKKTRKSIRFTDAFQNLVYQSTASQHQHHGNRRHVLHDVSGNTLLSLFRSHDGSWKGLKGDGLREELLFKVERTLNTFSKAEFNVILTGDSTFTMRGCCFWRTCTIYKEDKSLVAQTNLMYTLGFRKHFVSRSKFRVTIFPGFADYTLVAGLILVLFEGRK
- the LOC141586357 gene encoding uncharacterized protein LOC141586357; this translates as MAMLSEEITTLCSHCNRPIPSTNIDLHFVHCSRNLEKCKVCGDMIPRKHAEDHYLETHAPVACSLCTATMERDILDVHKGESCPQRIITCEFCEFPLPAIDLIEHQEVCGNRTERCLRCSRYIRLRDSYVHETTCNAVVEGIVGSSRDARTGAERPPRPERRAGPPFLRRHLLFSIAITGIAFILGSLLFQKKSDITPGH